A single window of Chitinophaga sp. XS-30 DNA harbors:
- a CDS encoding LytTR family DNA-binding domain-containing protein — protein sequence MRIAIFEDEVHNSERLIRLLKQCDVAVDVTAVISSVAEGVKWLEERHPVDLILMDIQLSDGNCFELFDQAEVKIPVIFTTAYDNFALQAFKVNSIDYLLKPIELKELRRALSKYETFRPSTAPGIDIAKIADEFLRRNSTRFIGKINNQLVYVKAQDIAYLQFVKGITYATTTAGQRIPLDYSLDQIERLLDKNLFFRINRQFIIQLDTIRKITTYYNSRLILQLQPAVEMDVIISRERVADFKSWLEGKGL from the coding sequence ATGAGAATAGCAATATTTGAAGACGAGGTACACAACAGCGAAAGGCTGATCCGTTTACTGAAGCAATGTGATGTAGCGGTTGACGTGACCGCTGTTATCAGTTCCGTGGCCGAAGGTGTAAAATGGCTGGAGGAACGGCATCCGGTGGACCTGATCCTCATGGATATCCAGCTGTCGGATGGCAATTGTTTCGAGTTGTTCGACCAGGCGGAGGTCAAAATACCGGTGATCTTTACCACCGCCTATGACAACTTTGCCCTGCAGGCATTCAAGGTCAACAGCATCGACTATCTGCTGAAGCCCATAGAGCTGAAAGAGCTGCGCCGGGCGCTCAGCAAATACGAAACGTTCCGGCCGTCCACCGCGCCGGGCATCGATATTGCAAAGATCGCGGATGAATTCCTGCGCCGGAACAGCACCCGTTTTATCGGCAAGATCAACAACCAGCTGGTATATGTTAAAGCGCAGGATATTGCCTACCTGCAGTTCGTAAAAGGTATCACCTATGCCACTACTACTGCCGGTCAGCGTATCCCCCTGGATTACTCGCTGGACCAGATAGAGCGGTTGCTGGACAAAAACCTGTTCTTCCGCATCAACCGCCAGTTCATCATCCAGCTGGATACTATCCGCAAGATCACTACTTATTACAACAGCCGCCTCATCCTGCAGCTTCAGCCCGCTGTAGAGATGGACGTGATCATCAGCCGGGAAAGGGTGGCGGACTTCAAAAGCTGGCTGGAAGGGAAGGGGCTTTGA
- a CDS encoding ThuA domain-containing protein, with protein MLKRFKFLTVLAVLSVFILQACSDSTPRILVFTKTKGWHHSSIRAGAAALSELGKANGFRVDTTDDASVFTESKLKRYRAVVFLNTTGNVLNGDQQVAFERYIQAGGGFVGIHAAADTEYGWPWYNKLVGAYFKSHPQDPNVRKATIMVKDTSFIAMKGLPERWERTDEWYNYRSIHGGIKVLATLDENTYDGGDNGDNHPIAWYHEYDGGRAFYTGGGHTDESYAEPLFLQHILGGIQYAMGDGQPLDYTKAYAVKTPEDNRFTKTILSNDLNEPMELAVAPDGSVYFIERSGKFFRYDPASGETKVVYTFPVMPDTKEGFGNGLLGLTIDPQFEKNNYVYVFYTPAKQPAEQYVSRFRLAGKDSLDLSSEKVLIKIPIELEVSAHTGGSLEWDANGNLFISTGDNTVPFASNGYAPIDTIPGRITFDGQRSAGNTNDLRGKVLRIHPEADGSYTIPAGNLFPEGTTGTRPEIYAMGCRNPYRISVDQATGILYWGEIGPDAGEDGDQGPRGYDEINQARKPGNYGWPYLVGDNKAYHAYDFATKKLGPLFDPAALKNPSPYNTGLKDLPPAQKAMIWYPYDLSAEFPEIGAGGRSAMAGPVYHFNKSLQSDTKLPEYYDNALFIYDWMRNWVFAVRLDEQYNYRRMEPFMSSNGDFRRPIDMAIGPDGDMYMLEYGSVYGIDNVDARLVKITYNGGNRVPVAKITSSDTVGTAPLKVSLSSSASYDFDEDDQLTYEWYFEGDKVSSREASPVHTFSANGLHKVVLKVTDPAGASDMDTITINVGNTLPQVKISTPGNSTFFSDRSPLQYSVAVTDKEDGEISKDRLMVALQYVPEVKGQSQLGHQQVTVVPQSAGKLMMEASDCKACHQLDKPSVGPAFVEVAKRYKGDKNAVAYLADKIIKGGGGVWGEHSMAAHPQMPKEDAAEIARYILSTGEQQASASLPQEGSLTLKDHLSKGANGRYVLSATYTDGGGSTVPLSAGDVLVLRAQRVQAEDADSIRNIGRASQHLGSIHNKSFFMFRQIDLKGISSITYRYSSLNRDAVLEVHADRKDGPVISTLEYKATGDWNSWKEVTVPVKDPGGKHDLYFVFRKDQQPDQHIFTLDWLEFK; from the coding sequence ATGCTCAAGCGCTTCAAGTTTCTCACCGTACTGGCCGTATTGTCAGTTTTCATTTTGCAGGCCTGCTCAGACAGCACACCCCGCATCCTTGTTTTTACCAAAACCAAAGGCTGGCATCACAGCTCTATCCGGGCCGGCGCAGCAGCCCTCTCCGAACTGGGGAAAGCCAACGGCTTCCGGGTAGATACCACAGATGATGCATCTGTATTTACCGAAAGCAAACTCAAAAGATACCGGGCCGTAGTATTCCTGAACACCACCGGCAATGTGCTTAACGGCGACCAGCAGGTGGCCTTTGAACGGTACATCCAGGCCGGCGGCGGTTTTGTGGGCATTCACGCCGCAGCGGACACGGAGTATGGCTGGCCCTGGTACAATAAACTGGTCGGCGCCTATTTCAAAAGCCATCCGCAGGACCCGAATGTGCGCAAGGCCACCATCATGGTAAAAGACACTTCATTTATCGCCATGAAAGGCCTGCCGGAGCGCTGGGAACGTACCGATGAATGGTATAATTACCGCAGTATTCACGGCGGCATCAAGGTACTGGCTACGCTGGATGAAAATACCTATGATGGCGGGGATAACGGTGATAACCACCCGATTGCCTGGTATCACGAATACGATGGCGGAAGGGCTTTTTATACCGGCGGTGGCCACACCGATGAGAGTTATGCCGAACCGCTTTTCCTGCAGCATATTCTCGGCGGCATCCAATATGCCATGGGAGACGGCCAGCCGCTGGACTACACAAAGGCATACGCGGTGAAAACACCGGAGGATAACCGTTTTACCAAAACGATCCTCTCCAACGACCTGAACGAACCGATGGAACTGGCCGTGGCGCCGGACGGGAGCGTGTATTTTATTGAGCGCAGCGGCAAATTCTTCCGGTACGATCCGGCAAGCGGCGAGACTAAAGTCGTATATACGTTCCCGGTAATGCCGGATACGAAAGAAGGGTTCGGTAACGGCCTGCTGGGTCTCACTATCGATCCGCAGTTCGAAAAGAACAACTACGTCTATGTCTTTTATACACCGGCGAAACAGCCGGCGGAGCAGTACGTGTCCCGCTTCAGACTGGCGGGGAAAGACTCTCTTGACCTCAGCTCCGAAAAGGTGCTGATCAAAATCCCCATCGAGCTGGAAGTCAGCGCCCACACCGGCGGTTCGCTGGAATGGGATGCGAACGGCAACCTGTTCATTTCTACCGGGGATAATACAGTGCCCTTTGCCTCCAACGGTTATGCGCCCATCGATACGATTCCCGGCCGCATTACTTTCGATGGGCAAAGGTCCGCCGGCAACACGAACGACCTTCGCGGCAAAGTGCTGCGCATTCACCCGGAGGCAGACGGCAGCTATACCATTCCGGCCGGCAACCTCTTCCCGGAAGGTACCACCGGCACCCGCCCGGAGATCTATGCCATGGGCTGCCGCAATCCTTATCGCATTTCGGTGGACCAGGCTACGGGTATCCTGTACTGGGGGGAGATTGGTCCGGATGCCGGAGAGGATGGAGACCAGGGGCCGCGTGGGTATGACGAGATCAACCAGGCGCGCAAACCCGGCAATTATGGCTGGCCTTACCTCGTTGGGGACAACAAGGCGTACCATGCATATGATTTTGCCACCAAAAAGCTGGGACCGCTTTTCGATCCGGCCGCATTGAAAAACCCTTCGCCCTATAATACCGGCCTGAAGGATCTGCCCCCGGCGCAAAAAGCGATGATCTGGTACCCTTACGACCTGTCCGCCGAGTTTCCCGAAATAGGCGCGGGCGGCCGCTCTGCCATGGCCGGGCCTGTTTATCATTTCAACAAGTCCCTGCAATCTGACACCAAATTGCCGGAATACTACGACAATGCCCTGTTCATCTACGACTGGATGCGCAACTGGGTGTTTGCCGTGCGGCTGGATGAACAGTACAACTACCGCCGGATGGAGCCCTTCATGTCTTCCAACGGTGATTTCCGCCGGCCGATAGACATGGCCATCGGTCCGGATGGCGATATGTATATGCTGGAATACGGCTCCGTTTACGGTATTGATAATGTGGATGCCCGCCTGGTGAAGATCACCTATAACGGCGGCAACCGCGTGCCGGTAGCAAAGATCACCAGCAGCGATACCGTTGGCACCGCTCCGCTGAAGGTCAGCCTGAGCAGCAGCGCCAGTTATGATTTTGATGAAGACGATCAATTGACATACGAATGGTATTTTGAGGGTGATAAAGTTTCATCCCGCGAAGCCAGTCCTGTTCATACTTTCTCCGCCAACGGTCTGCATAAGGTGGTGCTGAAAGTAACCGATCCTGCAGGAGCTTCCGATATGGATACCATCACCATCAATGTTGGCAATACGCTTCCGCAGGTGAAGATCAGCACGCCGGGCAACAGCACTTTCTTCTCCGACCGGTCTCCGCTGCAGTACAGCGTTGCGGTGACAGACAAGGAAGACGGGGAGATCAGCAAAGACCGCCTGATGGTTGCCTTGCAATACGTGCCGGAAGTAAAAGGCCAGTCGCAGTTGGGGCATCAGCAGGTCACCGTAGTGCCGCAAAGCGCAGGCAAACTGATGATGGAAGCCAGCGATTGCAAGGCTTGTCATCAGCTGGACAAACCCTCCGTAGGCCCTGCTTTCGTGGAAGTGGCCAAACGGTATAAAGGTGATAAGAATGCCGTGGCTTACCTGGCGGACAAGATCATCAAAGGTGGCGGCGGCGTATGGGGAGAGCATTCCATGGCCGCCCATCCGCAAATGCCGAAGGAAGATGCCGCGGAAATAGCCAGATATATCCTCTCCACCGGTGAACAGCAGGCCTCTGCAAGCCTGCCGCAGGAGGGAAGCCTTACGCTGAAAGATCATCTGTCCAAAGGCGCCAACGGCCGCTATGTGCTTTCCGCAACATACACCGATGGCGGCGGCAGCACTGTTCCGCTCAGCGCTGGCGATGTGCTGGTATTACGTGCTCAGCGCGTACAGGCAGAAGATGCGGATTCCATCCGTAACATCGGGCGCGCATCGCAACACCTCGGCTCCATTCACAACAAATCATTCTTCATGTTCCGGCAGATAGACCTGAAAGGCATCAGCAGCATTACCTACCGGTATTCTTCCCTGAACCGGGATGCGGTGCTGGAAGTGCATGCGGACCGTAAAGACGGCCCGGTGATCAGTACCCTGGAATACAAGGCTACAGGGGACTGGAACAGCTGGAAGGAAGTGACTGTCCCGGTGAAAGACCCCGGTGGCAAGCACGATCTTTACTTTGTGTTCCGGAAAGACCAGCAGCCTGATCAGCATATTTTTACGCTGGACTGGCTGGAGTTCAAATAA
- a CDS encoding phosphatidylinositol-specific phospholipase C, protein MKRTTLLCFAAIALLAACRKNVQENAPVLIDEKQSAPEMMASAALNSWMTDLPDNVSLAQLSIPGTHDAGARFEPISGTAKCQNLTIAQQLDAGIRFLDVRCRHIDNAFTIHHGAIYQNLNFQDVLNACTAFLNAHPGETIVMCVKEEHNPENVSRTFEQTFDSYVQQNPGRWRLAASVPTLGDARGKIVLLRRFGASSTPKGIAATSWADNTTFSINTPDANLRVQDQYVVPDNNAKWNRITDLFTEANGSSSNTLYINFTSGYRSLIFGIPSITTVSNNINPRITTYFTSNTSGHYGIIPMDFADAGKAQLIVDTNF, encoded by the coding sequence ATGAAAAGAACAACCCTTCTTTGTTTTGCGGCCATCGCATTATTGGCTGCATGCCGCAAGAATGTGCAGGAAAATGCACCGGTTTTAATCGATGAAAAACAATCCGCCCCGGAAATGATGGCCAGCGCCGCGCTGAACAGCTGGATGACGGACCTGCCGGACAACGTTAGCCTCGCGCAGCTTTCTATTCCGGGTACCCACGATGCAGGCGCGCGTTTTGAGCCGATATCCGGCACTGCCAAATGCCAGAACCTTACCATCGCCCAGCAACTGGATGCCGGCATCCGCTTCCTGGATGTCCGCTGCCGCCACATCGACAATGCCTTTACCATCCATCACGGCGCCATTTACCAGAACCTCAACTTCCAGGATGTGCTGAATGCCTGCACTGCTTTCCTCAACGCCCACCCGGGCGAAACCATCGTGATGTGCGTAAAGGAAGAGCACAATCCGGAAAATGTCAGCAGAACTTTTGAACAGACGTTCGACAGTTATGTGCAGCAGAACCCGGGCAGATGGCGCCTCGCCGCTTCCGTGCCAACCCTCGGCGATGCACGGGGCAAGATCGTGCTCCTCAGAAGGTTCGGTGCTTCTTCCACTCCCAAAGGTATTGCTGCCACCAGCTGGGCGGACAATACCACGTTCAGCATCAACACTCCGGATGCCAACCTCCGCGTGCAGGACCAGTATGTTGTGCCGGACAATAACGCGAAGTGGAACCGCATCACCGACCTTTTCACCGAAGCCAACGGCAGCTCCAGCAACACATTGTATATCAATTTCACCAGCGGTTACCGTTCGCTGATCTTCGGTATTCCGAGCATTACAACGGTGTCCAATAACATCAACCCGCGTATTACCACTTACTTTACCAGCAATACTTCCGGCCACTACGGCATTATTCCCATGGATTTTGCGGATGCCGGGAAGGCACAGCTGATCGTGGATACGAATTTTTAG
- a CDS encoding YhcH/YjgK/YiaL family protein encodes MIIDTLANANRYHCLGPAFIKAFGYLRQTDFSALEKGKYAIDGTDIFAIVNEYDTVDPSGEQMESHKKYIDVQYIVKGKEQMGHAILNGQTPSRPYDEAADYMLFGERPSFFTAFEEGMFAIFFPSDLHMPNLHPVAPDRVRKVVIKIGVHLAHQ; translated from the coding sequence ATGATCATCGATACACTTGCTAACGCGAACCGCTACCATTGCCTGGGACCCGCATTCATCAAAGCCTTCGGCTATCTACGCCAAACCGATTTCTCCGCACTGGAAAAAGGAAAGTATGCAATTGACGGGACAGATATTTTTGCTATTGTGAATGAATACGATACGGTGGACCCTTCCGGCGAACAGATGGAATCGCACAAAAAATACATCGACGTGCAATATATCGTAAAAGGGAAAGAACAGATGGGGCATGCCATCCTGAACGGCCAAACGCCATCCAGACCATATGACGAAGCCGCCGATTATATGCTCTTCGGTGAAAGGCCGTCGTTCTTCACAGCTTTTGAGGAAGGGATGTTTGCGATCTTTTTTCCTTCAGACCTGCATATGCCCAATCTCCATCCCGTCGCGCCGGACCGGGTCAGGAAGGTGGTGATCAAGATAGGGGTGCACCTGGCTCACCAGTAA